GCTTTTATGTATTTTTATGTGTTTGCTAGATCTTTAATTCTTTGGAATAGTGATATCATAATCCCAATTTAATAAAACTCTTCACATTCCTACGAACGCACCATTATAGGGGAAACCCACCACCCTAAGCCCATTGTGGTAAAACCCATGGCCCACCTAGGATAAATTGCACCAAGTGAGACTCGCACCCATGACCTCCACATTGGAAGGTCATACGGTGCCTCCTCCTAAACAAGTTGATCTGAGAGTCATTGGCATAAAATTCGGTATTTAAGTCAGGAATTATGTTTAACGTAACATATGCTCATCCATACTTATTGTACTTGTATATCCTAAAATGAATACCAATATCACTACTGGTATCGATGTACTTCGATTGATACCCGTTTTTAATAGAGTATCAATACTAATCATAACATACTTACGCTCAACCCTACTTATTATGCTTGTGTATTTACATTACTTATTATGGTTGTATACTTATTTATCTATAATCCGTATGTGCTTATCAATAGCAAATAATAAGAAAATATAAAAGGCAATACATGTCACGATCAACATTCATCATATAGAACCTTCTATCATTGAGGTCTACAAACAATAATATCTTGTAAATAATTGCGGATTGTCTTAAAAGTCATTCTATTATTATTACTACAAGACAACTGGTTGATCCACATTGCTTTTGTCATAGCAACCAACCATCCAATACTAAcactttttattatattttataaaataattataatCTACAAAGATTCATAAGTTATCATAACTTTTTCTTTATTTTGCAAGGTAACACTctttatttattttgataaatAACGTGATTAAATCAAATATAAGTCGACAATAAAAGCGCAATTGTCCATATGTTGCTCAGCTTTGATATAATTAAGAACTTGCGAATATACAAAAATACAGTATTaacaaagtttaaaaataaaaaatatatacaagTACTTAGAAAATAATAACATTGATTGATGAACAAGTActtaattgtatttatggggtctAGGGCAGTAGCGgacccatgtttttttttttttttttccaatgggGTCCATATTTTTCGGTGTTCgaaattttcatataaaaacgTTAAAATTATGgggtccacctaattgtatttatgtggtccttataaaatttaatataGAATCTACtgattttttaaaaaacattggGGTCGGAAAAACTCGACCCGCTCTATATGAATCCGCCGCTGCTCTTGGGCCTTTATACCACAGCATTGTAGATGATACTATAAAAGACAGTGTAGATGAAACTATAAAAGACAATACATATCACGATCAATATTCAATAGACCTTCTATCATTGAAGTCTACAAATATTATCTTATCAATAATTGTATATTGTATTAAAGtcatttgttattattattacaagaCAGCTGGTTGATCCACATTGGCCGGTTATCATAACTTTTTCTTAATTTTCAAAGGTAAAACTATTTATGTATTTTGACAAATAAAGTGattaaacaaaatataactcgacAATAAAAGCGTTATTGTCCATATGTTGCTCAACTTTGATACTATTAAGAACTTATGAATCTTTATACTAATAAACTTGTAATTTCTtacccttatttttttatttatctcttttattaaattaaataataataataataataataataataataaacattaatttaactaaatctatttatctctttagttttcataatctgaaatggatttcttttttaactctaaagtttcaatatttgacaatttaagtctaaagtttcaatttttgatattttaacccttttgattaatttgatttttcacttctaattcaaaagttttcttcttttgcaatttaacccctttaatttttttttttactttcaacacaaagtttttcatttttcgcaatttaatctcaacactttttttattttcaactttagtctgttatatacttttcatatttcataagttctccgtttaacgtgtcgttctaagtttccgagttaacacgccgcaacttgcgtgggggttcaacgttttttcatctatttcttTCCTGATTGACATGTCCGtcgcaacgcgtctatttttctcgtaacgtgcgagtcagagatcgacttagttatttttttcttgGTTTTACACATAGGCTTGTGGTCATGTGAGAAAACGTTTGTCTTttatctaacatgatatataactaatgaatcaTCGTCGCATTGCGGCGGGTGATAATTCTAGTATACAttctaaacaaaaataaaatatctaacaagtttaaaaataaataatatatacaaGTACTTAGAAAATAATAACATTGATTGGTGAACAAGTACTTAGAAAAATAAAGACAATAGAACTTGGACCCAGTAGAAAAAGTTAAGAGAACTCAACTACCGGAATTTTGACCCGTAAAGGACAAGTGAATGCAGAACAATCAAGGTGAAATCCAAATGGGAACATGACATATGATAGATGGCCATATTTGTTGTTACCTATTTCCCTTAACCCATTCCTCTCGTCACCgctatgtaatttgccctgatgatttgaatgaaataaaaaatgggaatctcaacactttttttattttcaactttagtctgttatatatttttcatatttcataagttctccgtttaacaTGTCGTTCTAAGtttccgagttaacacgccgcaacttgcgtgtgggttcaacgttttttcatctattttttcctgattgacatgtccgtcgcagcgcgtctatttttctcgtaacgtgcgagtcagagatcgacttagttatttttttcttgGTTTTACACATaggctcgtggtcatgtgagaaacGATTGTCTTttatctaacatgatatataactaatgaatcaCCGTCGCATTGCGGCGGGTGATAATTCTAGTATACAttctaaacaaaaataaaatatctaacaagtttaaaaataaataatatatacaaGTACTTAGAAAATAATAACATTGATTGGTGAACAAGTACTTAGAAAAATAAAGACAATAGAACTTGGACCCAGTAGAAAAAGTTAAGAGAACTCAACTACCGAAATTTTGACCCGTAAAGGACAAGTGAATGCAGAACAATCAAGGTGAAATCCAAATGGGAACATGACATGTGATAGATGGCCATATTTGTTGTTACCTATTTCCCTTAACCCATTTCTCTCGTCACCACTATGTAATTTGCCCTGGTGATTTGAATGAAATAAAAAATGAGAACATAACATGTGATTGTCTTTTACAAATGTGTTTTCTTTGTATATTTGAATCTTTGTCAAGATGTCAACACTTAAGTATAGTGATCTCATGGTTTGATGTATGCTTGTTCCAAAGCGAGTCGGATCAACAAaaataatacgttttcattcaaTAGCGacgtaaaatttttttttttgaaaacgaCTTGGGTCAAAGATaggatataaattcgagttactgtAACTTTCAACGCCGCGGTGCGTGGCGACTCAAAATCCTAGttctaaacaaaaataaaatatctAACAAgttcaaaaaataaataatatatataaatacagTATtagcaaaataaacaaaaataaaatatctaacaagttttaaaaaaaataatatatacaaTATTAGCAAAAGAGTGAAAGAGGGGCTCATTGAGCTGAATCCGACCCATTAACACATGATTCGCTCCGTTGCTTCCGGATCCGGGCAGCCCACGACATCCCTCTGTTGGAGCTCCGGGTGCTCCGCCTCTGGAGCTCCGATATTTGCCCGACCCAAGTCTCCTTCCATCGTTTCTTATCATCGGGTCTTGTGTCAAACCGGGTTTCTCTTTTTCCTGAAAAGGCGAAGCCGTTCGCCATACAATTATCGTACATGAACCTAGCTTCCGGGTCGGATAAGGTCTCATAGGCTTCCTGTACCCGAATAAACTTCATAGTGTACTCCTCCACCCTATCTGGGGGCGACACGTCAGGATGGTACTTTAATGCCATTTTTTTGTAAGCGTGTTTGATCTCGGAGAGGGTAACGTTCTCCGAGATACCAAGCAAGTCGTACAATGTCTCCTTCTCTGGAGCCGATATTAAAGAGGGGGCGGCCGAGGCGGAGACTTTGGTTGTTATCTTACGTGGGCGGGTTGTAAATTGGGTTATATTACGTGGTCGGGTGGAAATATGGGTGGTGTTGAATTTGAATAAAACTTGTGATGGAAGAGAAGAAGTATTGGATGAATTCAAGAGGGATTGAGTGGCAGAAGGAAAGGATGTGGAATTCATAGCTTTTTGTGTATGGTATGTTGAGAATATGGGGTGGTGGGGTTGCCTTTTATAGTGGAGGATGAAATGGGTGGGGGACACCTGAGTCAGATCATTGATGATTTTAACTTTTAAAAGCACTTTAATAAATTTCttgagttaattgctcggatggttccactaattttctatttttttcatctttagtttctatttttttaaaatagcatGTCTGCTTCTTGTGATTTGATCTTTTGTTACTCGGATTATCCTTAAAGTGGATGGACGTTGGGGTTTTGATCTCATGATATATCGATAAAGTTGagttgggttattatactaacacgtgtgcattgtatatTTTATTAGAAACTAAGGAATTTTACCAGGAAATATTACCAGGAAGTGTTTAGTTAAActctaagggcatgtttggctaagcttattataGTTAAAAAAGACTTTTGgaaaaggacttttgggaaaatgactttttgaaaaggagtttttaaaaaaagtgtttggattagcttattgatgtaaaatgactaaaatgggcATTCTTTTAGATATAAAGGGGTAAAgaaggggtatattggtaatttgtagtttgaaaagttaaaagctggccaaaaagtcacaatattgtgacttcttgaaacctcctttttcttctttgcaaaAAGCCATTTCTAAAAggacttttggcttagccaaacacaaaaacaacttattggctttttgataagtcaataagccaataagttgttttgaaaagcttagccaaacatgccctaagtttacaaagtgagtcattctcctttttctCACATTATTGTGAGACATTCCTTTTACTTAAAATGTtttgcaaaaccctaaatgtttatcagatatacttacagtgattaagtctttgtattctgaaattactgccggtatgtagggttttgtatacattacttgacacTCGTTATTATTGGGTGAACGGATccaatagtaatatgaccacGAGCACAGGGGATTGGCCCAAGTCGCAATATTGTTTTGAGTAATTaatagatataaacattgtaatcgctcttgatACTGTAAAATATAGCAATGTGACTTTTTATAAAAtggaatgaactcaccagtattccttgctgataaaatgttttcaaacgcgtttcaggtaacctACTGTGAAGGTAATAGAAGCTCGCTATgaagcactgaaggcttaaataaagtggctataatTACCTGAATAAAAAAAGAAATTTGCATTTTCagcaattagggtttatccctataaaaacatTTGAATGGAATATGTGTTTTAgcacatttttttaatattaaaagtttggcgttttacaaactctgaagTTATTTTCTAACTATGATCCTGATGATTTATTCCGCTGCAAATTTAataaaggcaaattggaaaataataatcccagcattgtgaaattggccaataataatcccaagtcaggaaatagccaataataatcccacctcgtccatttttggaaaataatactCCACAGTCACTAAACGACAAAAGTGCCACGTCAGCATTTGGagtattattttccaaaaatggacgaggtgggattattattggctattTCCTGACttaggattattattggccaatttcacaatgctgggattattattttccaatttgcctttaaTAAACAACGATACCACCTGTTATCTAGATTCACGGCTCCCGCCCAaggtggggtcgggggctgcgacagatATTTCTaatgaaaattttcaaaaaatagAAAACACAAGGGTTGATTGTATGTATTTATAAACTTCATGAGGGAATGCAACcagtaaaattaaaaaaaatgagagTGCATTTAGCAATACCGTTGGATAATTAGTTGAGGATATGGGTTAAGCTGTCTAAAATCAAGATTTTTAGGATCTTGGTATGCGAAAACTCAAATGTTTTGAGTTTTTTTTACGTGATGAGAAGATGGGTCAATTTTggaatatttttatgtttttcggTTGAATCGATAGTTGAAGCTTGTCTGTTTTGTGCATTGCCGTATAAATTTAACGAGCGTTTGTGGATTTTTCAATTTAATACGAAAACAAAGGAAATTGATTTAATAGAGGAAATCAAAATTTAACCAGCGTCTAAGTGAAGAATATGGTCAAATTTTGGGGTTTTAAAAGAGGAAATTAAAATCAAGTTTATAAAAAGTagtaaaactaaataaataaagagaATGATGAAAATATCTTTCATTTAACACTAGTTTTTAATGGGGTTAGATAAATgaatagatttttttttgaatgtgaattttggatcactgacgtaccacactagagtatcatcgtgtcatcaaaataaccatccgatcatatccatctccctaggcataatgtctatatactaattcaggagaaaacccaaataaatatgggaaaaccccatcgtgggaatcgaacccagttgttttataattgtgctgattatgtgttaattacaatataatacaaacaaacaccaaaagtagatataatcagcacatctgatgtgctgataatggagaatgatcgaggatgttgtgctaatgtcgtttatgatgataatggagaacgattgaggacgatgtgctgataatggagaacgattaaggatgttatgctaattatttagtgttgtgctgattatattttttgtggTGGTTCCTACATGTTGGTTCGATCATGGAGAGTTACTAATGGATATgttaaaaaattcaaactttgatttgaattaaacttgcattgacttagggatgttttaataattatttttaattagttataaataaatatggtgaAAAGGTCTAAATTatccctaaactaattttttattgagtGACACTTGACAATTATGTGTTgattcttacaaaaaaaaaataagtgtTTATATTTGATCTCATTCCCACTCTAAATATTAAAGTAGCCACAATTGTTGCAACTTGGCGAGTTGTTTAATTCTTTACACGTGACGTAAGTGAAGGTGGGGGATAAGAGTGTGAAAGCAAGCAACACCAGGAAAGGAAATTAAGGTCGAACTTTCGGTGTCCGGGTCTATGCCATATTTACTTCAGCTTCTAGTTGAAAGAGACATCCAAGTCGTTGTTTATATTTGTTATTAACTTTTTGTTTGTCTATTATATAGTTATAATAACGTTTAGACGAGTTGAAAATCAAGAAATTGCTAAAAGCGTGTGTGAATGGTTTATACTTTTTTAAAATCAATAATAATACGTTGAAAGCTAAAATAACTATTTAATTCTGCTAGCATGGTTGTAGAaatcgctagtcgctagtcggtcggtgaggtggggactagcgattaatcgggattaaccGGGGATTAATCGGATATAATCGGGATTAATTGTAATTAATCGAAAATTAATCGAGATTAATCAGTGATTAATTGGGGATTAATCGGTgcctagtcgggatttttacaaccatgtcTGCTAGTATGTATAACGTATGTGGATTtaatatgtttatttttatatttaaatttatttatttaattaatttaatttaatttaaatttaaactaggttataaccccgtatattacacgggttaagtaaataaaatatcaaatagttaataacgaagatttaacaattataaaacgatattttaaGACATTTTTCTGATATCCgaacaaaattttgttttatgtatgatcaaaacttgtgatgtttgtcaagttGATAAATATGAAAGCATTTGAACCATCGATTAAAATACAAGCTGTATCATCAACTTTCTCACATTTGAACCATCGATTAGAAGACAAACTGTATCATCAACTTTCTCACGACgtgaaccaaagttttatttaATAACAGTGGTCTTAATTTATTAGTTCTAAAAATATTGTTGAAATGTTTAGATTAGGCATATAGCAATAGCTACAAgataatatttaaattaattagataagtataaattatcggtaattattaaggtatataactttaaaatttaaatatatgGACTTGAGTTGCATCTTAAAAGGATGGCcgtttttaaataaatttattaGTATGATAAATGTAATCATTATTCTTCttgtattttaaatatattttaaataaataaattatttgttaagcaagaaaatcgttccctccaccctcgttatgaaaatgctcgatatttgtttcaattattaatagataatttctaacctagtaataAATATAAAGAAGAAAATTGTTCCTTCCACCCTCGTTTGAAAATGCTCGATATTTGTTTCAATTtttaagatataatttctaacctagtaattaatataaataaataataagataatttaTGGAACTTTATCTGTAATTTCTTAATTGTTTGAAACAAATATTAAATTTggtaatttaaattaaataataattatctacaattaagtaagagtagatggtctagaataataacttagtaattaatataaataaataataagataatttatggaactttatccgtaagttttttaaatgtttgaaacatatattaaatttaataatttaaattaaataataattatctacaattaagtaATAGTAGAtcgtctagaataatgacaagtgtccttctatagggtttcttttattatatagtactagcggtaagacccgtgtgcaaacacaggcaatttcttagaaaaccatgcataacacatattaatagaaagtatagataggtatatagatattgtaccaaaacgtattatctattatagctaaaagacaactataaacatagatCATCGGTTAATATATCAGTTACATATGATTATTTCCATTCTCTTATTCAAAAAAGAGAGTAACCACCCATTGATAATATAAACTGTTATAAACATAAGTacatataaaagatgtctaacaaacttaataaaattcgaatacaacttaagttttaacaaacattaactaagaacATACGATCACCTGCCTAAACAACTTTCATCAAACCTCAATCAAGAATTTGTTACGCGGCAACATGTCCTTTGCTACATGTTGTGATCTGGTTAAATATGATACTGGAGACAATGTCACAGCTGCTGATCCAACAGTCTCCCTATACAACAGATGATACCAAAAcccttctttattactgatttttatttctcatcaacataTCCCTGATTtatcctttgaattgtagttcaaagtccagggagaacatgtcttcttcatcatccctttCAAGTTAAAGGTCTAACAAATCTTGAAGATCGTATGCATTCAGATTATATGCACTATCCATTTTAAtctcttcaacactaccatctgatctgatcaaagtcaatacttgggtttttgagcatgacttccactttactatttttggatcagttggttttcttgggaagagaattattgaagatgagtttggtgattgtggTCTGCTAACTAAATTTGCAATGGATTCAGATAAAGCATATGATGAGAGAAGGTTTTTCGGAGTATGGATCTTTAGAGacagagcagcagttgtaggataGACTGAGATTTGAAGAACATTTGAATCTTCAGCTCTAAGTTCTTCCAGCTTTTTGTAGGTCTCAACTATCTTCAGTTTAGACCATTTGTCAATGGATCTAGCTGGACCATAACCAGCAGCCACAAGCTTTGCTCTCATTCTTATAACTTCAATGCCTCATCTAaatccactgttttgactttctTCCAATTAGGTGGAGTTGGCTTTACCAGAGGATCATTGCGCATTTTTGTGATTCTGTCGATTTCTTCTCTAAGAGCATCTGCTGACGACTTTTTGAATTGATCTTCGGTTGCATTATATGGTTTGTACTTCATAATGTGTCCAACATAATCATCCCTCAGTTGCATCTGAAGTTCAGGAATTACTGTCCTCTCATACATGGATTTACTCAGGTCCCTAGCATAGTCTTCAAGTTTTACGACTTTGCTAAGCTGAAATGATAAGAACCTCTGGTATTCCCTGTCATCCATCCCTATGCTATTCTCTCTTGCTATAACCTCAGCCTGTGATACTTTTAATTTCAGATACTCATCTAAGTTTTGAGGCTTCTTATAGCCATAAAGAGATGGGAAGAATCTTTTAGATGGATCCTCTATTGTGAGGAATGATTTAGTTTCACCTTTAACAATGACTAACTCCAGAGGATATTGAGCTTCCAGAGGAATGGCTGATGGTAGTGTAGTAATTGGAAGAGATGAAGTAGGTTCTCTGGGTGGAAATGATGAGCATGGACTGTTTTGAATGGAGGCCAATGATACAGGGATTGCTGATTTAATCTACTCATCATCTTCTAACACAATATGAGTTTTTCTCTTAAGTGTGGACATGATTTCTTGTGAAGGAGAACGTTTTGGTAGTGAAGATGAATGTATGGAAAAAATTTGTGACATTGGAGGTGGTTGGATTGTGGTTGGTGTAGTGAAAATGATCATGGCAGATGTTTGACAAACTTCTGCTAAAACAACTAGTGTCTCAGCAGCTGTTTGGCTAACATCGGCTGATATTTTTGTTATATCAGCATCTATTGACAGAATGAGTGATGATAGTGTTGAAGCTATTTTCTCCTTCTTTTGTGGTGGTTTTTTGGAGAAGGTTTGGATTTAGTTTCAGCAGAGGATACAATTTCTGTAGGATTAGCTTTTGAATCTGGTGGCAACTTTCTCAGTgaatctttctccccctttttgacatcatcatcatcatctttctcaaatATTGATGTAGGGGTGGAGCCAGTAAGTTTCAACAGATGTTCCTTAATGTTCATAACATCTACTTGTGTGTCTTTATACCTAGCATCATCaaatttctgataaattccaAACTGAAATTGTGGTTACTTTCAGCCAAATCCCTCTGAGCTTGAAGGATGGCTTGCATAGAATTCCAAAGCTCACTGGCAATTTCCTGTGTGGtaggttgacttttaaaaagctctatcatgtgcttaatcaattctttcatttcagcaTCATCTGTTTCAATGGTAGACACTCTAACCGTCAAATCCTTATAACTTAATTCATCACCTGCTTTAATAGGATCTTCTGAATTCCCACCTGTAGTGGttgtatttgttttgataataggagaagaCTCCATACATCAGAAACAGATGCCCCTTTTTCatggttctggggacttcccactgaagcagagattacagttgtaacctcatcagtggttgccttcaagggagtcttaatgATGTAACTGAAGAAGAATGGACCCGAGTAGGTCGGTACTTCTACGGTGATGGATACGAATATGGCCACATCTAGTGTTCTCTGTCTCATCCTAGACCTGCAAACAAGAAAAGAGAAACGTGGGCAATGTAGAGACGGCCGGTAGAGGAAGCCGGTAGAGGAAGAATCCCCTATTTCCAACTACAAAAGTGTGGCCCTATATCTCATGCCCTAATAATGAGGTGGAGACCTTCTTATATAGGAGGTATGGgaaaaccctaacctcaatgggccaggcccagttaggggttgtctctacAAGCCCACATCCTAGTGTAGTATAAACTACAACGCACTGGGCTTCGCGGGTTAGCAcgcaataataatatataattactataaaagtgataaatagcaGGAGAGTCCGACCGCTCGGGTCGGGTCCAGTACCATACCTCGTTatgtcccccagtctagtgttgctcccgcGTGCAAACGTGGGAGGAGCACTTAGACTTATTAGGAGCTCGGGAGTGAAGATCACTAATTTTAGGCTTACATGTCGTCCGGGTGCGAGAAAGTCACCGGCCACGTTTGTTGTGGTTGTCGTTGGCTGTGAGTAGAGATAATGGAGCAATGAATAGTATACGATTGCTAATCGTGGGAATTGGTTGGGTAAACCTGACGCACGCTGATTGGTTATAGAGAATTGTCGTTTGAATTACCATGATCTTCTTAAGGTTGTGCGTACGCGGTTAGGTCCCGCGTATGAGCCTTGGAACAAGCCGAGTTTTGGTAGTTCAGTGTCTCGCCCTTGGATGACTTTTTCGGGTGTGGCCCTGCCTTAGCGGTGCGCACACAGTCGTGTGGGCTACTGTAGAACATCCACCCTGTGGTGTGACTTTTGTTGGTTAACATATAGTGCGCTAACGGCGTTCAACTCATTGAAAGAATTGATGTTGATGTGACGACGGTCCCTACCACGCGTCCGTGTCATCGGGATCTCCGTTGTCGTAATTTGCAGCCATTGATGGTCATAGATGCACATGCAGATGTTATGCCACCTTAGGCGAATGTAGAAGTGCTGGCAGTTGTACCAGCCGTCGTTATTGATGATCCGACTATAGCAATCATCGTTGCAGTCGGGAAGAATGTTATACAATGCACCCCTACAGAGGTGCTTGCTATGCTCAGTGACCTTGGGATGGTGCTTAGAGAGTTATTTATGTTCCCCACAATGTTTTTATAATCGTGGGACATGTACTTGGTTTTTCATCAGTGGTTTtgcatctattaccaagatacccacaggaattgtcacggcccccgacccggtttgacccgtttcgggagccgcgggacagaaaatcccgtggtatttatttttatagcggaagtcttaacaggatcgttttaaacttgaaaattttgcctgagtattatttatttacatttaggataaaccccgtaaatatcataatttcattattttacaaacatgtttat
The Helianthus annuus cultivar XRQ/B chromosome 6, HanXRQr2.0-SUNRISE, whole genome shotgun sequence genome window above contains:
- the LOC110864953 gene encoding chaperone protein dnaJ 20, chloroplastic, giving the protein MNSTSFPSATQSLLNSSNTSSLPSQVLFKFNTTHISTRPRNITQFTTRPRKITTKVSASAAPSLISAPEKETLYDLLGISENVTLSEIKHAYKKMALKYHPDVSPPDRVEEYTMKFIRVQEAYETLSDPEARFMYDNCMANGFAFSGKRETRFDTRPDDKKRWKETWVGQISELQRRSTRSSNRGMSWAARIRKQRSESCVNGSDSAQ